The following coding sequences are from one Eucalyptus grandis isolate ANBG69807.140 chromosome 11, ASM1654582v1, whole genome shotgun sequence window:
- the LOC104426045 gene encoding uncharacterized protein LOC104426045 isoform X1, with protein MASCSQLASSTTTVSAQGRAQRQQRGLLLPPLLPIRSPSSRSPLKLVAAPLSRRADRATSVAAGASPENERGVVPSDGDDDGVSLGTMKLPPDTDIPRFETLLFQWANSLCQGANLPLPMPLKVDKIPGGARLGFITIGDGQTEVLVYIDCLVSPPADGSAPIFQAIRNGQLKDQAPPGEPRIMRSLLAALKKSVEIARL; from the exons atggcttcttgcTCGCAGCTCGCGAGTTCCACGACCACCGTATCCGCCCAAGGCCGAGCGCAGCGCCAGCAGCGTggcctcctccttcctcctctcctgCCCATCAGGTCGCCGTCCTCCCGCTCGCCCCTCAAGCTCGTCGCCGCCCCGCTGTCCCGCCGCGCAGACCGGGCGACGTCCGTCGCCGCCGGGGCCTCGCCGGAAAACGAGCGGGGCGTCGTGCCGTCGGATGGGGACGACGACGGAGTCTCTCTGGGTACCATGAAGTTGCCCCCCGACACCGATATCCCGAGGTTCGAGACCCTGCTTTTCCAG TGGGCGAACAGTCTCTGCCAAGGCGCAAATTTGCCCCTCCCGATGCCACTTAAG GTAGATAAAATTCCTGGAGGAGCAAGGCTAGGGTTCATCACAATTGGAGACGGGCAAACTGAGGTCCTTGTGTACATAGATTGCCTGGTTTCCCCACCGGCTGATGGTTCAGCCCCGATCTTCCAAGCTATAAGGAATGGACAGTTGAAGGATCAAGCACCTCCTGGCGAGCCGAGGATCATGAGAAGTCTCCTTGCAGCCCTCAAGAAGTCGGTTGAAATCGCCAGATTATGA
- the LOC104426045 gene encoding uncharacterized protein LOC104426045 isoform X2 — MASCSQLASSTTTVSAQGRAQRQQRGLLLPPLLPIRSPSSRSPLKLVAAPLSRRADRATSVAAGASPENERGVVPSDGDDDGVSLGTMKLPPDTDIPRFETLLFQWANSLCQGANLPLPMPLKVDKIPGGARLGFITIGDGQTEVLVYIDCLVSPPADGSAPIFQAIRNGQLKDQAPPGEPRIMRSLLAALKKSVEIARL; from the exons atggcttcttgcTCGCAGCTCGCGAGTTCCACGACCACCGTATCCGCCCAAGGCCGAGCGCAGCGCCAGCAGCGTggcctcctccttcctcctctcctgCCCATCAGGTCGCCGTCCTCCCGCTCGCCCCTCAAGCTCGTCGCCGCCCCGCTGTCCCGCCGCGCAGACCGGGCGACGTCCGTCGCCGCCGGGGCCTCGCCGGAAAACGAGCGGGGCGTCGTGCCGTCGGATGGGGACGACGACGGAGTCTCTCTGGGTACCATGAAGTTGCCCCCCGACACCGATATCCCGAGGTTCGAGACCCTGCTTTTCCAG TGGGCGAACAGTCTCTGCCAAGGCGCAAATTTGCCCCTCCCGATGCCACTTAAGGTCG ATAAAATTCCTGGAGGAGCAAGGCTAGGGTTCATCACAATTGGAGACGGGCAAACTGAGGTCCTTGTGTACATAGATTGCCTGGTTTCCCCACCGGCTGATGGTTCAGCCCCGATCTTCCAAGCTATAAGGAATGGACAGTTGAAGGATCAAGCACCTCCTGGCGAGCCGAGGATCATGAGAAGTCTCCTTGCAGCCCTCAAGAAGTCGGTTGAAATCGCCAGATTATGA
- the LOC104426046 gene encoding uncharacterized protein LOC104426046, with product MESIGFRHRGSPSGDRFLGAFSFSPTPGPAAGGDELNEAEVCFSGDFPEPRARHRPALSSADAAFWGGSGSGGNHRHLLARQLQGDGILAALSGGGTTPPNVLIPSISSSSPSKPIPPSVPRRHQAAAAAQEREYAQSVPCRKLQQSSAPMNVPVPLAALSKQGKNRFFEVDNDFEDDEMLPPHEIVARGSGTSPRRTFSVLEGAGRTLKGRDLRQVRNAIWRQTGFLD from the coding sequence ATGGAATCCATCGGCTTCCGCCACCGCGGATCCCCCTCCGGCGATCGCTTCCTCGGCGCCTTCTCTTTCTCCCCGACGCCCGGTCCCGCCGCGGGCGGCGACGAGCTCAACGAGGCCGAGGTCTGCTTCTCCGGCGACTTCCCCGAGCCGAGGGCCCGCCACCGCCCCGCGCTCTCCTCCGCCGACGCGGCCTTCTGGGGCGGGAGCGGGAGCGGCGGCAACCACCGCCACCTGCTCGCCCGGCAGCTCCAGGGCGACGGCATCCTCGCCGCGCTGTCCGGAGGGGGGACGACCCCGCCCAACGTCCTGATCCCCTCCATCTCGTCGTCGTCCCCGTCGAAGCCGATCCCGCCGTCGGTGCCGAGGAGGCACCAGGCCGCGGCGGCCGCCCAGGAGAGGGAGTACGCGCAGTCGGTGCCGTGCAGGAAGCTGCAGCAGTCGTCGGCGCCGATGAATGTCCCGGTCCCGCTGGCGGCGTTGTCGAAGCAGGGGAAGAACAGGTTCTTCGAGGTGGACAACGATTTCGAGGACGACGAGATGCTCCCGCCCCACGAGATCGTGGCGAGGGGATCGGGCACGTCGCCGAGGAGGACCTTCTCCGTGCTCGAAGGTGCTGGCAGGACCTTGAAGGGGAGGGATCTGCGGCAGGTGAGGAATGCCATTTGGCGCCAAACTGGGTTCCTGGATTGA